Part of the Besnoitia besnoiti strain Bb-Ger1 chromosome Unknown contig00015, whole genome shotgun sequence genome is shown below.
GCAGCACGTGCTGCCTTGGTGTATTCAATACAAATGCACCAGATTTCGGGATGCAACCAAGAGCATTTTTCAATTTCGCTCTCTGTGTTGTTCCCTTGGGGATTTAGTGCGTGTATTTACGTTTGCTTCGGGCGGCTCTCGTCTACGGGGAAACTCTCTCCAGTGTGTTGGTTCTGCATTACCCACCCTCCCTTTGATATATGCATGTGGCGTGCAGGTGAAGGTTCGCGCGTACGAGTTGCGGGGGAAATCCCAGAAGGAGCTGGTGAAGCAACTGGAGGACTTGAAGAAGGAGCTCGCTCAGCTCCGCGTTGCCAAGGTgactggaggcgcggcctctaAGTTGTCCAAGGTGACGGAAGTCCGCAAGGGCATCGCTCGTGTCCTCACTGTCTACACccagaagcagaaggaggaggcgcgagccgcctTCAAGGGCAAGAAGTTCCTTCCGAACGACCTCCGCAAGAAGAAGACCAGAGCCATCCGGCGCCGCATGACTGTCTCCCAAACCAGGAAGATGACCGTCAGGTGAGAAAGAACTCTTGTGGTGCCGCCAGCTCTCCCCGACGTGCGGCCAGCGGATGCTGGTAGCGCGGGAACATCCTTTCGAACGAGTTGGTTTGGCTCAGAAAAGTGCAGGCACTGCGTCCCGATGTGAGCATCTATCGAGCGCGACGGAAGGGAAAAGGCTGTCATCACTTCGTAGCATACTCTTGCCTTCCACCGGTTCTTGTGTATGTGTGTTTGAGCAGAAAGATGAAGCGGACTCAGAATGTCCCCAAGAGAAAGTTCGCCCTGATCGCCTAAATGTTCTTCAtcgtccgcctctctgcagagTTGTTTCGTTCTCTCAAGCGCCCCGGAAAGGAGTGAGGGGCAAGTGCCTGGAAGGGCGACCCAGCTGCAACGCTGCCCCGAAACGGGGAAATGAAGGGGGTAAGAGGGTCCTAAGGCGACCACTCTTCCTTTCTCCGTTATGTGTGATCAAGGAGCCGCTTttccctcttctttttcaAGCATTCAGGAGGCAATACTGAGGGCGAGGAATAACGGCAAATGAGGGACGGTCTACTCCCGAGTGTTGTCGCTCGTTTCTTGAGAAACGACTCTTTTTTCGGTTCCTGGGGTGTCGAGACACACTGGTTCAACCGGGGAGGTGTGGCTGTGACGCTGGGAAGGAAGGGCGAAGCTCTTCGTTTCCTGTTGTCGCGTTTCCGTCTTCGTTTCAACTCTTTCCTTTGTCTGTGCTAAAAGTTTTGGAGGTCCACGGCGGCCGCTGGATGTCGGAGGTACCGAAAGTTCTGCTCTGCTGTCCCGACACCTGAGGCAAGCTCGCGCTTTCGTTGCGACAAATCAGGCCTCAGTCTGCTGTTCCCCACAAATATGTGGCTCGCGTAGTAGAATTCTACAG
Proteins encoded:
- a CDS encoding ribosomal protein RPL35 (encoded by transcript BESB_029270); this encodes MLQPAYLFIDCSQRSRAHARVDGPANMVDRRLDLRIPPGSAYVQARICGSLSASPASPSLCSTMVKVRAYELRGKSQKELVKQLEDLKKELAQLRVAKVTGGAASKLSKVTEVRKGIARVLTVYTQKQKEEARAAFKGKKFLPNDLRKKKTRAIRRRMTVSQTRKMTVRKMKRTQNVPKRKFALIA